The nucleotide sequence GCCACAGCTCGCCGGCGAGCTGCCGCTCGGCGTCCTGCTCGGCCCGGTGCTTGCGCAGCGCGTCGACCAGCTGGGGCGGCACGGCAACCGAGCGCCGGCTGGCTCGCGACTTCGGCTCGACGAGGACCAGGCCGCGCCCGGTCAGTCGCTGCAACTGCCACCGCACCCGCAACAGGCCAGCGTCGAGGTCGACGAACTCCCACTTGAGCCCCAGCGCCTCACCCTGCCGCAGCCCCAACGCCAGCGCGACGGACCAGCGGGCGCCGTTCCGTCGACCAGCGGCCGCGGCGAGGATCGCGCGGGCGTCGGCCGCGGTGAGCGGCTGCACCTCCTCTCGGCTCACGCTCGGCGAGTCGACCAGGGCGCACACGTTGCGGGCCACCCGGCCGCGCTGGTGTGCCACCTTCAGCGACCGAGACAGGATGCGGTGCAGTTGCAGCACGGTCGCCGGCGCCATGCCGGCCGTCTCCAACGAGCCGTAGAACCGCTCGACGTGCTCCGGCTGGAGTCGGTCTAGCCGGTGCTCACCGAGTGCGGGGATCAGGTGCTTGGTCACCTTGGACCGGTAGCCCTGCAAGGTGGACGGCCGGACTTTCCGCTCGGCCACGTTGTCGAGCCAGTACGTCAGCCACTCCCCCACGGTCGGTGGCTTGCCGGCGCTGGTCACGTCGCCGGCGTCGCGCTTGCGCTCCAGCTCGCGCACCTTGGCGGTGACGGCTTTCTCGGTGCCTGCCTGAACGTGTCGGCGGTCGGTGCGGCCGTTGTCCTTGACGCCCATGGTCACGTAGCCATGCCATCGGCCGTCGGAGCCCTTGAAGATCGAGCTGCGGCCGTTCGCCTTCCGCCCGCTGGTCATCCCGCCCGCCCCTTCCGCGCCGGCGGCAGGAAGCCGCGGCGCCGCGCCTCACCGATCCAGCGGTGCACCGTGGGAATGGGCACCCCGGCTTCCTCGGCGATCATCGGCGCGACGGCTCGACTCTGCGCGACGCCCTCCCGGTACGCCTCGGCCACGGCCCGGTAGAAGCCGTCCGGGTCCGTCCCGTCCGGCCTTG is from Micromonospora terminaliae and encodes:
- a CDS encoding tyrosine-type recombinase/integrase, which translates into the protein MTSGRKANGRSSIFKGSDGRWHGYVTMGVKDNGRTDRRHVQAGTEKAVTAKVRELERKRDAGDVTSAGKPPTVGEWLTYWLDNVAERKVRPSTLQGYRSKVTKHLIPALGEHRLDRLQPEHVERFYGSLETAGMAPATVLQLHRILSRSLKVAHQRGRVARNVCALVDSPSVSREEVQPLTAADARAILAAAAGRRNGARWSVALALGLRQGEALGLKWEFVDLDAGLLRVRWQLQRLTGRGLVLVEPKSRASRRSVAVPPQLVDALRKHRAEQDAERQLAGELWQDHDLVFTQPNGKPIEPRRDWAQWKQLCRDAGVREARLHDARHTAASILLAQGVPARVVMELLGHSQIGLTLGTYSHVAPELSRAAAEGIGGALWN